TATAACGGAAGCTTCCACAAGGCGTAAACGGGAGCCGATGCGAGATCGCGCAAAGAGAGCGTGCCACGTCCGTAGCGCACCCACGAGATCATCACCGATAATACCAGCAGTACAATCGCCAGGATCGCGATTTCAAGGGGAAATGTCAGCCCCGTAAGCGCCGCAAACACGGCGGCGGCCAGCCACGTCACTGTGACGAGCAGGCTCAATAAGCTGAGGGGCGGCACCGCCAGATCCAGCGACATGGCTAGCAATCCGATGTCGAGAGACCTGAGAGCCTTCAGGAGGAGGAGGGGTGCCTCCTTCGCAATCATTCCCAGATGGCCGTGTTCCCACCGCCGGCGTTGGCCGTGAATGCCTTCCTCGGAGGCAGGGTAGTAACTGGTTACGAGAGCCTGCTCACAAAACAGCGGGGGCCGACCGGTGCGGGCCAACTCAACGCCCAGCTTGAGATCTTCGACCAGATGACCGGTGGCCAAGTTGGCCGAGCCGATGCATTCCCACGGAAATGCCATGCCGGTGCCCATTAATTGGCAGGGCAAATTCAGCGCGGATAGGCCTAGGGGGCGCACTCTATTCTTGACGATCCACGCGAACTCGGCGATCCGCATCTTCAGCCCGGCGCCTTGAGGTGCGCGCATCAGATATAGCGCCTGAACCGGTCGAGCGGCAGCGGCACAACGACGGGCTAATTGGTCAATCGACCCCGGCGAGACTTGGCAATCGGAATCGATGATGACGATGATCGGTGGCGGACGCTCTCGTAGGTGGCGTACGCCCAAATCGAGCGCGTAACCCTTGCCCCGCAGTGCCGGCACTGTACGGGTGATGACTTCGGCTCCCGCCGCTGAGGCGATTTCGGCGGTGTCGTCAGAGCAGTTGTCCGCGACGACCAGGATCCTATCGGCTCCCGTTAGCTGCCGCATTATCGACTGAAGTGTCTCGGTGATCGTAGCGGCCTCGTTATAGGCCGGGATGAGCACGGCAATCGGCGGTCGCCCGGGTGCCACACCCATCGGGTCGGAGCGCTTTACGGCCGCGCATAGCACTTCCAGCCAAAGCGTCGTGGTTGGCACCAAGACGGATGCTGCCATCGTGGTGAGCAGGATTTCAAATAAGGTCGTCAATTTCCAATGTTCCGTCTGGGTTTGTTGACCGCAGGAACACCGACGGCGACACAATTGTCCGGTACGTCATTGATCA
This genomic stretch from Pirellulales bacterium harbors:
- a CDS encoding glycosyltransferase family 2 protein produces the protein MTTLFEILLTTMAASVLVPTTTLWLEVLCAAVKRSDPMGVAPGRPPIAVLIPAYNEAATITETLQSIMRQLTGADRILVVADNCSDDTAEIASAAGAEVITRTVPALRGKGYALDLGVRHLRERPPPIIVIIDSDCQVSPGSIDQLARRCAAAARPVQALYLMRAPQGAGLKMRIAEFAWIVKNRVRPLGLSALNLPCQLMGTGMAFPWECIGSANLATGHLVEDLKLGVELARTGRPPLFCEQALVTSYYPASEEGIHGQRRRWEHGHLGMIAKEAPLLLLKALRSLDIGLLAMSLDLAVPPLSLLSLLVTVTWLAAAVFAALTGLTFPLEIAILAIVLLVLSVMISWVRYGRGTLSLRDLASAPVYALWKLPLYVSFIVSRQLEWVRSKRD